In the genome of Candidatus Pristimantibacillus lignocellulolyticus, the window TCAAAGCGTTATCAAGATGATGTTCAAAAACTTACAGATAAATTTATCTCTGAAAGTGATAAAGTATTAGCTACAAAAGAAAAAGAAATATTAGAAGTTTGATGTTAGTGCCCCTCCATAAGGTGGGGTTCTTTCAATAAATGGACAAAATTCTTTGATTTTGTTGGAGGGGAACTATTTGATTAAGCGTCTTTGGTCCAGAAAAGAAGAGAAATCTTCTATTTCAGAAGATGCCCTGAAATCCGATAATATTCCAGTTCACATTGCTATTATTATGGATGGTAACGGACGATGGGCTAAGAAAAAGGGACTTCCTCGAATTGCGGGACATCGTTCCGGTATGAAGACAGTGAAGCGTATTACGATGGCAGCTAGCAGTCTAGGTGTGAAATATTTAACGTTGTATGCTTTTTCTACTGAAAATTGGAAGCGCCCAAAAGAAGAAGTTGAATTTTTGATGAAGTTACCTCAACAATTTCTCGAAAGTGAAATCGAAGAGTTAATGGAAAATAATGTTCAAGTGCGTATGATGGGTGACGGAGAAAACCTTCCTATTCATACAAGAACAGCTGTAGAAGAAGCGATGCGAAAAACGGCTAATAATACTGGACTAGTGTTAAACTTTGCACTTAATTACGGCGGAAGACTTGAAATTATTGAAGCTGTAAAACAGGTAGCTGCTCAAGTAGTGAATAAGGAAATTAAACTTGATGATATTGACGAGGAAATTTTCTCCTCATATATGCAATCACAGCTAATGCCAGATCCAGATTTGCTAATTCGTACTAGTGGTGAAGTTAGATTAAGTAACTTTATGCTATGGCAATTGGCTTACAGCGAATTTTACTTCACAGATGTATATTGGCCTGCGTTTACTGAAGAGCATTTCACTGCAGCAATACAAGAATATCAACGGCGCGCTCGTCGTTTTGGCGGTGTGTAGCCTCATCATTCGAGGTGGAATTTTGTAATGAAGCAAAGAATTGTTACTGGTCTATTATTTGGTGCTTTTTTTATTGGTTTATTAATTGTAGGTGGTCCATTATATTCATCATTAGTTCTACTCATGGCTATAATCGGATTATTTGAATTCAGTCGAATGAATAAAATCAGCTGGAGTAACCCCATACATCTCATATCAATAATAGCTCTCTTGGCATTTGTATTCCCATTTGAACATTATGGAGTGAAATGGATTAGTGAACAAACGATCATATGGTTACTGATGTTTATTTTATTTGCGTTTACGGTATTATCTAAAAATAAGTATACGATTGATGAAGTAGCCGTAGGTTTTTTAGGTACAGTTTACATAGGCTTCGGCTTTGCGTCGATGATCGAAGTTCGTCTGCTTGAATTTAATGGCTTGTGGTGGAGTATTCTAGCGTTTTGTGTAATATGGGCTTCAGATATTGGAGCGTATTTCTTTGGACGTGCATTAGGGAAACATAAATTATGGCCATTAATTAGTCCTAACAAGACAGTCGAAGGAGCAATAGGCGGTGTAATTAGTTCCGTTATTGTTGCTGTCATTTTTGCTGCTTTTGCTCCTGAATTAATTGAAATATGGCGTGCTGTACTGATTGGTATTGTCGCTGCCGTAACCGGACAATTCGGTGATTTGATCCAATCAGCGTACAAGCGTGTTCGAGGAATTAAGGATATGGGAAATATTATGCCAGGTCATGGCGGGATAATTGATCGCACGGATAGCTGGATTATTGTTTTTCCGATATTAGTGTTAACACAACTTATTCCTGTCTAATGTGGAGGTAATGTCTTGAAAAAAATTTCACTACTAGGATCGACAGGATCAATTGGTACGCAAACTTTAGATGTTGTAGAACAGCATCCAGATAAATTTGAAATTATTGCACTTTCTGCTGGTAGCAATATTGAAAGATTAATTACACAAGCACAAAAGTTTCAACCGAAAGTAATAAGCGTTGCAACGAAAGAACTTGCAGAGCAATTGAAATTACATATTCCTCCTCATATTAAAGTTGTGTATGGAGAAGAAGGCTTAATAGAGGTGGCGACAGTTTCGGATGCTGAAATCGTTGTTACTGCTATTCTAGGAAGCCGTGGGTTGCCTGCTACTTTAGCAGCGATAGAAGAAGGTAAGACAATCGGACTTGCTAACAAAGAAACGCTTGTAACGGCAGGACACATCGTTATGGAGCGTGCTAAAGAAAAAGGGGTTTCGATTTTACCGATTGATAGCGAACATTCTGCTATTTTTCAATGCCTTAACGGTGAATCGATAAGTAGCATTGATCATATTACACTTACAGCTTCAGGCGGCTCTTTCCGTGATTTCACTAGAGAGCAACTAGCGAATGTAACAGTGGAACAAGCATTGAATCATCCGAATTGGTCAATGGGTGCAAAGATAACGATTGATTCCGCTACTATGGCTAATAAAGGTCTTGAAGTCATTGAAGCTCACTGGTTATTCAATCTTAGCTACGATCAGATTAAAGTCATTATACATCCAGAAAGTATTATTCATTCTTATGTTGAATTCAATGATCGGAGTGTCATTGCTCAACTAGGAATGCCTGATATGAGAGTGCCGATTCAGTATGCATTAACTTATCCAGATCGGATTCCGACTCGTACTGAACGATTGGATTTAGCCTCTATAAGTAGACTTAATTTCCGCCAAATGGATTTTGAGCGATATCCAATGTTAAGATTAGCTTTTGAATGTGGAAGAGCTGGTTTATCTGCTCCTACTGTTTATAATGCTGCGAATGAAATTGCAGTTGAGCGCTTCTTACGTGGGGAAATATCGTTTATTGCCATTGAACATGTTGTTGAGTCTGTTCTCTCACAACATCATAGCTGCAAAGTTGATAGTATTGAGGCCATCATTGCTGTCGATCAAGAAGCAAGATTAATTGCCGCGCGAATTTAATTGTGATTGGTAGTTCTCTTGTATCTCGCAGTAGAATAATGATAATCTATGTACAGGCCGTAACAACGGGAGGCTATGATAAAGTATGCAAATGATTCAAACGGTGCTATTAACGGTATTAGTGTTTTTCGTAATTGTAACGATTCATGAATGGGGCCATTATTATTTTGCAAAGCGTGCGGGGATTTTAGTAAGAGAATTCGCGATTGGCTTTGGTCCTAAATTGTTCTCGTTCAAACGTGGTGAGACGAAGTTTACGCTTCGTTTAGTTCCTGCTGGTGGCTATGTTCGTATGGCTGGTGAAGATCCTGAAATCGTTGAAGTACAGACGGGGCAGACGATAGCTGTAAGGTTAAAAGATGGAGTAGTACATCGTATCTACCTTGATCGTCTAGATGAACGTAGTGAAGCCATTCGTGGAGAAGTACTTTCAGTGGATTTAGAGCGCCAACTTCATATTGATCTTGATATTGATGGTGAAGTAGAGAAATATAGCATTCATCCACAAGCATTAGTTATTGCCAGAGGTAATGAAACGCAGATTGCCCCAATAGATCGTCATTTTTCTAGTAAAACAGTAGGCAAACGTGCTATGGCTATATTTGCTGGGCCGATGATGAACTTTATACTAGCATTCGTTTTATTTCTAGTTTATGTTCAGATGGCTGGAATTAAGGATAGCATTTTAGTTGGCGATATTCCTATACAAGAATCGCCAGCTGCTAAGGCAAATTTGCATGTTGGAGATAAAATAATTTCCGTAAATGGTGAAGTTATTGGCGCTGATTTTAGTAAAATGATTGATATTATTGCTGTGAATTCTAATAAACCATTAGATATTCAAATTGAACGTGATGGTGTAGCACAAAATATTCAAGTGACTCCACTTCCTGATGAAGCTGGTGATGGTAAAATCGGTGTTATTCCAAGCTATGGCACACGTTCTGCTGGTTTTAGTGAAACATTTACAGAAGCAGGCACAATAATGAAAGATATGACCGTTATGATCTTTGATGGTTTAAAGATGCTGGTCACTCTTCAATTTGATTTAGATGATCTAGGTGGCCCAGTCCGAACAGCTGAATTTACGGCTGAAGTTGCTCAACAAGGAATTGTGCAGTTGACGAGTTGGACTGCAGTTCTTAGTTTATACTTAGGGATATTTAATTTGTTACCGGTCCCAGCATTAGACGGTAGCAGATTGTTATTTATAGGATTAGAAGCTATTCGTCGTAAACCAATTAATCCGAATAAAGAGGCTTTTGTTCACTTTATCGGATTTGCGATGTTAATGTTATTAATGCTAGTCGTAACATATAATGATATTTTGAGATTAATTCGAGGGGAGTAATTCTAGCTCATGGCTAAGGATAAACAATTTGTAACAGAGATTACACCTCAATCTGAGGACTTTTCTAAGTGGTATATTGATGTAATTAAAAAAGCTGAACTAATGGATTATTCTCCAGTACGTGGTTGTATCATTTTCAGACCTGAGGGTTATGAACTATGGGAGAATATTCAGAAGGATCTTGATCGTAGGTTCAAAGAAACAGGACATAGAAATGCTTACTTCCCATTGTTCATTCCGGAAAGTTTCTTCCAAAAGGAGAAAGAACATGTCGAAGGT includes:
- a CDS encoding isoprenyl transferase — its product is MSEDALKSDNIPVHIAIIMDGNGRWAKKKGLPRIAGHRSGMKTVKRITMAASSLGVKYLTLYAFSTENWKRPKEEVEFLMKLPQQFLESEIEELMENNVQVRMMGDGENLPIHTRTAVEEAMRKTANNTGLVLNFALNYGGRLEIIEAVKQVAAQVVNKEIKLDDIDEEIFSSYMQSQLMPDPDLLIRTSGEVRLSNFMLWQLAYSEFYFTDVYWPAFTEEHFTAAIQEYQRRARRFGGV
- a CDS encoding phosphatidate cytidylyltransferase; the protein is MKQRIVTGLLFGAFFIGLLIVGGPLYSSLVLLMAIIGLFEFSRMNKISWSNPIHLISIIALLAFVFPFEHYGVKWISEQTIIWLLMFILFAFTVLSKNKYTIDEVAVGFLGTVYIGFGFASMIEVRLLEFNGLWWSILAFCVIWASDIGAYFFGRALGKHKLWPLISPNKTVEGAIGGVISSVIVAVIFAAFAPELIEIWRAVLIGIVAAVTGQFGDLIQSAYKRVRGIKDMGNIMPGHGGIIDRTDSWIIVFPILVLTQLIPV
- a CDS encoding 1-deoxy-D-xylulose-5-phosphate reductoisomerase, coding for MKKISLLGSTGSIGTQTLDVVEQHPDKFEIIALSAGSNIERLITQAQKFQPKVISVATKELAEQLKLHIPPHIKVVYGEEGLIEVATVSDAEIVVTAILGSRGLPATLAAIEEGKTIGLANKETLVTAGHIVMERAKEKGVSILPIDSEHSAIFQCLNGESISSIDHITLTASGGSFRDFTREQLANVTVEQALNHPNWSMGAKITIDSATMANKGLEVIEAHWLFNLSYDQIKVIIHPESIIHSYVEFNDRSVIAQLGMPDMRVPIQYALTYPDRIPTRTERLDLASISRLNFRQMDFERYPMLRLAFECGRAGLSAPTVYNAANEIAVERFLRGEISFIAIEHVVESVLSQHHSCKVDSIEAIIAVDQEARLIAARI
- the rseP gene encoding RIP metalloprotease RseP, with product MQMIQTVLLTVLVFFVIVTIHEWGHYYFAKRAGILVREFAIGFGPKLFSFKRGETKFTLRLVPAGGYVRMAGEDPEIVEVQTGQTIAVRLKDGVVHRIYLDRLDERSEAIRGEVLSVDLERQLHIDLDIDGEVEKYSIHPQALVIARGNETQIAPIDRHFSSKTVGKRAMAIFAGPMMNFILAFVLFLVYVQMAGIKDSILVGDIPIQESPAAKANLHVGDKIISVNGEVIGADFSKMIDIIAVNSNKPLDIQIERDGVAQNIQVTPLPDEAGDGKIGVIPSYGTRSAGFSETFTEAGTIMKDMTVMIFDGLKMLVTLQFDLDDLGGPVRTAEFTAEVAQQGIVQLTSWTAVLSLYLGIFNLLPVPALDGSRLLFIGLEAIRRKPINPNKEAFVHFIGFAMLMLLMLVVTYNDILRLIRGE